From Streptomyces sp. NBC_01460, a single genomic window includes:
- a CDS encoding SMP-30/gluconolactonase/LRE family protein: MTSENPGLYESFDDRFRTGRCMNGDDGLEVLHTGCRWAEGPVYVPAWRQLVWSDIPNDRLLRWDEETGAVSVFRRTAGHTNGNTLDREGRLISCEQGNRRVTRTEHDGTVTVLADRWQGKRLNSPNDATVKSDGSVWFSDPDFGITSDYEGYRAESEIGSNNVYRVDPSTGDVRLVADCFGAPNGLVFSADERQLFVSDTKAGYVRAFDVREDGTLSDGKVFAESAARGAARFDNLRFDDGGRLWVAAMGDGVHCYDPDGTLIGRLVVPEAVANISWGGAKRNRLFLTAETSLYSVVMGVTGTHPTGPGRRPWLDAAR; this comes from the coding sequence ATGACCAGCGAGAACCCCGGGCTGTACGAGAGCTTCGACGACCGCTTCCGTACGGGGCGGTGCATGAACGGCGACGACGGTCTCGAGGTCCTGCACACGGGCTGCCGCTGGGCCGAGGGCCCCGTCTACGTGCCCGCCTGGCGGCAGCTGGTCTGGAGCGACATCCCGAACGACCGGCTGCTGCGCTGGGACGAGGAGACCGGCGCGGTAAGCGTCTTCCGGCGCACCGCGGGACACACGAACGGCAACACCCTGGACCGCGAGGGGCGGCTCATCTCCTGCGAACAGGGCAACCGCCGGGTGACGCGGACCGAGCACGACGGCACGGTGACGGTGCTGGCCGACCGCTGGCAGGGCAAGCGCCTGAACAGCCCGAACGACGCGACGGTGAAGTCCGACGGCTCGGTCTGGTTCTCCGACCCGGACTTCGGCATCACCAGCGACTACGAGGGCTACCGCGCCGAGAGCGAGATCGGCTCCAACAACGTCTACCGCGTCGACCCGTCCACGGGTGACGTGCGTCTGGTCGCCGACTGCTTCGGCGCGCCGAACGGGCTGGTCTTCTCGGCGGACGAGCGGCAGCTGTTCGTGTCCGACACCAAGGCGGGCTACGTCCGCGCCTTCGACGTACGGGAGGACGGCACGCTGTCGGACGGCAAGGTCTTCGCCGAGTCCGCGGCCCGCGGGGCGGCCCGGTTCGACAACCTCCGCTTCGACGACGGCGGGCGGCTCTGGGTCGCCGCCATGGGAGACGGGGTGCACTGCTACGACCCGGACGGCACGCTGATCGGCCGGCTCGTCGTCCCGGAGGCGGTGGCCAACATCTCCTGGGGCGGCGCCAAGCGCAACCGTCTCTTCCTCACCGCGGAGACCAGCCTCTACTCGGTGGTCATGGGCGTCACGGGGACCCATCCGACGGGCCCGGGCCGCAGGCCCTGGCTGGACGCGGCGCGGTGA
- a CDS encoding TetR/AcrR family transcriptional regulator: MEPAPRRGRPRSEDADARIIEAALESLLDRGYDRFSVDEVAVAAGVAKTTLYRRWPTKDHLIVAVVARLQEQVPVGYSGDVRADLTQYLGAIVDGLDRMRRAGRPATSGDASAGLVAEVAAAAARHADVGAAVQEMFARRNSLALALLEQAREQGELRATADPEVIFDQLAGALYYRLLVTGQPIDAAYVARLVAGVLDGSSA; the protein is encoded by the coding sequence ATGGAACCCGCCCCCCGACGTGGCCGTCCGCGCAGCGAGGACGCGGACGCCCGCATCATCGAAGCCGCCCTGGAGTCGCTGCTCGACCGCGGATACGACCGCTTCTCGGTCGACGAGGTGGCGGTCGCTGCCGGCGTCGCGAAGACCACGCTCTACCGGCGGTGGCCCACCAAGGATCATCTGATCGTCGCCGTGGTGGCGCGCCTGCAGGAACAGGTGCCGGTCGGGTACAGCGGTGACGTCCGGGCGGACCTCACGCAGTACCTCGGCGCGATCGTGGACGGGCTCGACCGCATGCGGCGGGCGGGCCGGCCCGCCACGTCGGGCGACGCGTCCGCCGGCCTGGTGGCGGAGGTCGCCGCCGCGGCGGCCCGCCACGCCGACGTCGGAGCGGCGGTGCAGGAGATGTTCGCCCGGCGTAACTCCCTGGCGCTGGCGCTGCTCGAACAGGCGCGTGAGCAGGGTGAGTTGCGGGCCACCGCCGACCCGGAAGTCATCTTCGACCAGCTTGCCGGAGCGCTCTACTACCGGCTGCTCGTCACGGGGCAGCCCATCGACGCGGCGTACGTCGCCCGCCTCGTCGCCGGGGTGCTGGACGGCTCCTCGGCCTGA
- a CDS encoding polysaccharide deacetylase family protein: MAKHKGKGWHGRLLAAGLGVTALAAATSMWTAQADPAGGRQPQDQVAADARPVAEVAADIAHASDRGAQGVNITIDDGPDPVWTPQVLQLLKDNGVKATFCMVGTQAKAYPDLVKKVVADGHRLCNHTVSHDTAMDKKSEAYQSQQILDAERMITEASGGVRPQYYRAPGGAFTPFSRQLAASRGMRPLGWNVDTKDFEHPGAEAMVATVKSEISNGPTVLFHDAGGERSQTVAALGEVLPWLREQGYSFGFPVR; encoded by the coding sequence ATGGCAAAGCACAAGGGAAAGGGATGGCACGGCCGACTCCTCGCCGCAGGACTCGGGGTGACGGCGCTCGCCGCTGCCACCTCCATGTGGACCGCGCAGGCCGACCCCGCCGGTGGGCGGCAGCCGCAGGATCAGGTCGCGGCCGACGCCCGGCCCGTGGCCGAGGTGGCGGCGGACATCGCGCACGCCTCCGACCGAGGTGCCCAGGGCGTCAACATCACCATCGACGACGGCCCGGACCCCGTCTGGACGCCGCAGGTGCTGCAACTGCTCAAGGACAACGGCGTCAAGGCCACGTTCTGCATGGTGGGTACGCAGGCCAAGGCGTACCCCGACCTGGTCAAGAAGGTCGTGGCGGACGGGCACCGGCTGTGCAACCACACGGTCTCGCACGACACCGCCATGGACAAGAAGTCCGAGGCGTACCAGTCCCAGCAGATCCTGGATGCCGAACGCATGATCACCGAGGCGTCCGGAGGAGTCCGGCCGCAGTACTACCGCGCCCCCGGCGGTGCCTTCACCCCGTTCAGCCGGCAGCTCGCCGCGTCCAGGGGCATGCGGCCGCTGGGCTGGAACGTCGACACCAAGGACTTCGAGCACCCCGGAGCGGAGGCCATGGTCGCCACCGTCAAGAGCGAGATCTCCAACGGGCCGACCGTCCTCTTCCACGACGCGGGAGGCGAGCGCTCCCAGACCGTGGCGGCTCTGGGCGAGGTGCTGCCCTGGCTGAGGGAGCAGGGCTACTCCTTCGGCTTCCCCGTGCGGTAG
- a CDS encoding ABC-F family ATP-binding cassette domain-containing protein produces MSHPTTPAASLSCSSLSFRWPDGTEVFDGLSLSVGRGRTGLVGTNGSGKSTLLRLLAGRLKPSAGSVTVGGHLAHLPQNLTLDTDLRVEDALGIAERRTALRAIEAGDVAERHFETVGDDWDVEERALATLGSLGLGDVGLDRTVGQLSGGETVLLRLAALLLERPDVLLLDEPTNNLDVFARRRLYEAVESWRSGVLVVVSHDRDLLERVDRIADLRAGEVSWYGGGWSAYEEALATRQEAAGRMVRAAESDVRRQKRELEEARVKVARRQRHNKKMDAERRAPRIVAGAHKRSSQEAAGKLRGLHEDRLQEARERLDTASEAIREDAEIRVRLPHTAVPAGRTVLSLHGLRPRFGALRDGELHVQGPERIALIGRNGAGKTTLLRTLTGELAPTSGEARTFVPLRFLPQRLDVLDDALGVAANVARLAPGTTDNEIRAQLARFLFKGARAEQPAGTLSGGERFRAALAATMLATPAPQLLMLDEPTNNLDLASVRQLTSALDSYEGALVVAGHDLAFLESVGITRWLLVGEELTELDAEEVRALLGAPDALG; encoded by the coding sequence ATGTCTCATCCCACTACGCCCGCCGCGTCCCTCAGCTGCTCCTCCCTCTCCTTCCGGTGGCCGGACGGCACGGAGGTCTTCGACGGGCTCTCCCTCAGCGTCGGACGGGGCCGCACCGGTCTCGTCGGGACCAACGGTTCCGGCAAGTCCACCCTGCTGCGGCTGCTGGCCGGCCGGCTGAAGCCCTCCGCAGGCTCGGTCACCGTCGGCGGACACCTCGCCCACCTCCCGCAGAACCTGACCCTCGACACGGACCTCCGCGTCGAGGACGCCCTCGGCATCGCCGAGCGGCGTACGGCGCTGCGGGCGATCGAGGCCGGCGACGTCGCCGAGCGCCACTTCGAGACGGTCGGCGACGACTGGGACGTCGAGGAGCGGGCTCTCGCGACCCTGGGGTCGCTCGGCCTCGGCGACGTCGGACTCGACCGTACCGTCGGGCAGTTGTCCGGCGGCGAGACCGTGCTGCTGCGGCTGGCCGCGCTGCTGCTGGAGCGCCCCGACGTCCTGCTGCTCGACGAACCGACCAACAACCTCGACGTGTTCGCGCGCCGCCGGCTGTACGAGGCCGTCGAGTCCTGGCGTTCCGGTGTGCTCGTCGTGGTCAGCCACGACCGTGACCTGCTGGAACGGGTCGACCGCATCGCCGATCTGCGGGCCGGTGAGGTGAGCTGGTACGGCGGTGGCTGGTCGGCCTACGAGGAGGCGCTGGCCACCCGGCAGGAGGCGGCCGGACGCATGGTGCGGGCCGCCGAGTCCGACGTCCGCCGTCAGAAGCGGGAGCTGGAGGAGGCCCGGGTCAAGGTCGCCCGCCGTCAGCGGCACAACAAGAAGATGGACGCCGAGAGGCGCGCGCCGAGGATCGTCGCGGGCGCGCACAAGCGGTCCTCCCAGGAGGCGGCGGGCAAGCTCCGCGGCCTCCACGAGGACCGGCTCCAGGAGGCGCGGGAGCGGCTCGACACGGCGTCGGAGGCGATCCGTGAGGACGCCGAGATCCGGGTGCGGCTCCCCCACACCGCCGTACCCGCGGGCCGTACGGTCCTGAGCCTGCACGGGTTGCGCCCCCGCTTCGGCGCCCTGCGCGACGGTGAGCTCCATGTCCAGGGGCCCGAACGCATCGCGCTGATCGGGCGCAACGGTGCCGGCAAGACGACCTTGCTGCGCACCCTCACCGGGGAGCTCGCGCCCACGAGCGGCGAGGCCAGGACCTTCGTTCCGCTGCGCTTCCTGCCGCAGCGCCTGGACGTGCTGGACGACGCCCTGGGCGTCGCGGCGAACGTGGCCCGCCTGGCGCCCGGGACCACCGACAACGAGATCCGCGCCCAGCTCGCCCGCTTCCTCTTCAAGGGGGCGCGCGCCGAGCAGCCTGCGGGCACCCTCTCGGGCGGTGAACGCTTCCGTGCCGCGCTCGCAGCGACGATGCTCGCCACGCCGGCCCCTCAGCTGCTGATGCTGGACGAGCCGACCAACAACCTGGATCTGGCGAGCGTGCGGCAGCTGACGAGCGCGCTCGACTCCTACGAGGGCGCGCTGGTCGTCGCCGGCCACGATCTGGCGTTCCTGGAGTCGGTCGGCATCACCCGCTGGCTGCTCGTGGGCGAGGAGCTCACGGAGCTGGACGCCGAGGAGGTGCGCGCGCTGCTCGGCGCACCCGACGCGCTCGGGTGA
- a CDS encoding SRPBCC domain-containing protein, protein MTSTSPTTALTATPRPRPAGRRRRPLAALLGLVVLLAGYTAWTQARPVRLTAAVEIEATPEEVWQVLTDFAAYPEWNPFMTSAEVTSKGGRLEKGARMRNVLHSGTGDTTFTPEILAAEPDRELRWLGRMGPGWIADGEHRFLIERTGPGRVRLTQSEEFTGVAVPFFAGQLKSDTLPQFRAMNQALAQRAGELSR, encoded by the coding sequence ATGACCAGCACCTCCCCGACCACCGCACTCACCGCGACGCCTCGCCCACGGCCCGCAGGGCGTCGTCGCCGTCCGCTCGCAGCGCTGCTGGGCCTCGTGGTCCTCCTCGCCGGATACACCGCCTGGACCCAGGCCCGCCCGGTGCGGCTGACGGCCGCCGTGGAGATCGAGGCGACGCCCGAGGAGGTGTGGCAGGTGCTGACGGACTTCGCCGCGTACCCGGAGTGGAATCCGTTCATGACGTCGGCGGAGGTGACCTCGAAGGGCGGCCGGCTCGAGAAGGGCGCACGGATGCGCAACGTCCTGCACTCCGGGACCGGCGACACCACGTTCACCCCGGAGATCCTCGCCGCCGAGCCGGACCGGGAGCTGCGCTGGCTCGGCAGGATGGGGCCGGGCTGGATCGCGGACGGGGAGCACCGCTTCCTCATCGAGCGGACCGGTCCGGGCCGGGTCCGGCTGACCCAGAGCGAGGAGTTCACCGGCGTCGCCGTGCCGTTCTTCGCGGGACAGCTGAAGTCCGACACCCTGCCGCAGTTCCGGGCCATGAACCAGGCACTCGCACAGCGGGCCGGGGAGCTCAGCCGCTGA
- a CDS encoding Fic family protein, translated as MTAAEEGPDSLADWCGVRREVGWEGLGTGGVTGPVFPDTDGVTAWCAGPVSRRDPVRARRLLAAYEAVRTDAAHATAERAEAAHAVAERTDGSSDVRPLTFALLSGWQRVVLGTRDAPFRRGDAYAKRGRERYGLTARTRLDFAACLRESGDRSVPLEARAARAYLDVAFFHPFDDGNGRAALLALTFVLAREQVVLRDVGPLQTTRYADDAEGAADLALLVGILVRASARRVRHAGAP; from the coding sequence GTGACCGCGGCTGAGGAGGGTCCGGACTCCCTGGCCGACTGGTGCGGGGTCAGACGGGAGGTCGGCTGGGAAGGGCTCGGCACGGGGGGCGTCACCGGGCCGGTGTTTCCGGACACCGACGGGGTCACCGCCTGGTGCGCGGGGCCGGTCAGCCGCCGCGATCCCGTACGCGCCCGACGTCTGCTGGCCGCGTACGAGGCCGTCCGTACCGATGCCGCCCATGCCACGGCCGAACGTGCCGAGGCCGCCCATGCCGTGGCCGAACGTACCGATGGCTCCAGCGACGTCCGGCCGCTGACCTTCGCTCTGCTGTCGGGATGGCAGCGTGTGGTGCTCGGTACGCGTGACGCGCCGTTCCGCAGGGGGGACGCCTACGCGAAGCGGGGGCGCGAGCGGTACGGCCTGACGGCCCGCACCCGGCTGGACTTCGCGGCCTGTCTGCGCGAGAGCGGTGACCGGTCGGTGCCGCTGGAGGCCCGCGCCGCCCGGGCCTACCTGGACGTGGCGTTCTTCCATCCCTTCGACGACGGCAACGGCCGCGCCGCCCTGCTCGCGCTCACCTTCGTACTCGCCCGGGAGCAGGTGGTCCTGCGGGACGTGGGACCCCTGCAGACCACGCGCTACGCGGACGACGCCGAGGGGGCCGCGGACCTCGCGCTCCTGGTCGGGATCCTCGTACGGGCGTCGGCTCGCCGCGTGCGGCACGCCGGGGCGCCATGA
- a CDS encoding S8 family peptidase, translating into MSAVRTTRRRIAAAIATATTVALAVGAGAALPAQAAQPEGRVLHAGAAEAVPGSYIVALRQTAGFKASAARGKQLISDHGGTVRRTFTSALNGYAATLTSTEAKRLAADPAVASVEQDQKVHSTATQSNAPWGLDRIDQTNLPLSGTYTYPDTGGNGATVYVLDTGVRITHQEISGRASYGYDFVDNDATAQDGAGHGTHVATTVAGTTYGVAKKAKIVAVRVLGNDGSGTTAGVIAGVDWITANHVANSVANVSLGGGASTTLDNAVRRSIASGVTYSIAAGNSGALASGYSPARVDTAITVGATTRTDARASYSNYGPVVDIFAPGSAITAGWNTSDSATYTGNGTSFAAPHVSGAAAVYLTSHPGASPAAVASALVNGATNNVLTGVGTGSPNKLLRLVP; encoded by the coding sequence ATGTCAGCAGTGCGCACCACCAGGCGACGGATCGCCGCAGCGATCGCGACCGCGACGACCGTGGCGCTGGCCGTCGGCGCCGGGGCGGCCTTACCCGCCCAGGCGGCGCAGCCCGAGGGCAGAGTCCTGCACGCGGGGGCAGCCGAAGCGGTGCCCGGGAGCTACATCGTCGCGCTCCGGCAGACGGCCGGATTCAAGGCGTCGGCGGCCCGTGGCAAGCAGTTGATATCCGACCACGGCGGCACGGTCCGGCGCACCTTCACCTCGGCGCTCAACGGCTACGCCGCCACGCTGACCAGCACCGAGGCCAAGCGGCTCGCCGCCGACCCGGCGGTCGCCTCGGTCGAGCAGGACCAGAAGGTCCACTCGACCGCGACCCAGAGCAACGCGCCCTGGGGCCTCGACCGGATCGACCAGACCAACCTCCCGCTGAGCGGCACCTACACCTACCCGGACACGGGCGGCAACGGCGCGACCGTGTACGTCCTCGACACCGGCGTACGCATCACCCACCAGGAGATCAGCGGGCGGGCCTCGTACGGCTACGACTTCGTCGACAACGACGCCACCGCCCAGGACGGCGCCGGGCACGGCACCCACGTCGCCACTACCGTCGCGGGCACCACCTACGGCGTGGCGAAGAAGGCGAAGATCGTCGCGGTCCGGGTGCTCGGCAACGACGGCTCCGGCACCACCGCCGGAGTGATCGCCGGCGTCGACTGGATCACCGCCAACCACGTGGCCAACTCCGTCGCCAACGTCTCGCTCGGCGGCGGGGCCAGCACCACGCTGGACAACGCGGTGCGCCGCTCCATCGCGTCCGGGGTGACCTACTCCATCGCCGCGGGCAACTCGGGAGCCCTGGCCTCCGGTTACTCCCCGGCCAGGGTCGACACCGCGATCACCGTCGGCGCCACGACGCGGACCGACGCACGGGCCAGCTACTCCAACTACGGCCCCGTCGTGGACATCTTCGCTCCGGGCTCGGCCATCACCGCGGGCTGGAACACGTCGGACAGCGCGACCTACACCGGCAACGGCACCTCCTTCGCCGCCCCGCACGTCTCCGGTGCCGCGGCGGTCTACCTGACGAGCCACCCCGGCGCCTCCCCGGCGGCCGTGGCCTCGGCCCTCGTGAACGGCGCGACGAACAACGTCCTCACCGGCGTCGGCACGGGCTCCCCGAACAAGCTCCTCAGGCTCGTCCCGTAA
- a CDS encoding DUF6891 domain-containing protein codes for MLEIVVRTENSERHVRVSAGELAGLVRRLGEVRDRFVILQRIPDLPDVFAQVWHEAGGDYTLEHRDGAADRHFQVRVDGPEAVIAALTGWARQEDGWDAGQAWSLLDMGPSREVPPLDLDEDEHGELERRVREVLVGGYASRAELAELAESYLVTEGRRPVSRQQAEALADRMWLERVAEQARWEGETDPERLTRAFAALQEAGITAREDFSCCRTCGQAEIGGQGGPDARGFVYFHSQCTDSAASGHGLMLLYGGFDGSSETDALIGHEVVAALEAAGLRTEWDQDPGRAVTVTPLDWRRRLVG; via the coding sequence ATGCTTGAGATCGTGGTGAGGACCGAGAACTCGGAGCGGCACGTCCGTGTGTCCGCAGGGGAGCTGGCCGGGCTGGTCCGGCGGCTGGGCGAGGTCCGCGACCGGTTCGTCATCCTCCAGCGGATACCCGATCTGCCGGACGTCTTCGCCCAGGTCTGGCACGAGGCCGGTGGTGACTACACGCTGGAGCACCGTGACGGCGCCGCCGACCGGCACTTCCAGGTGAGGGTGGACGGTCCCGAGGCCGTGATCGCGGCGCTCACCGGCTGGGCCCGCCAGGAGGACGGATGGGACGCCGGTCAGGCCTGGTCCCTCCTGGACATGGGCCCTTCCCGTGAGGTCCCGCCGCTGGACCTCGACGAGGACGAGCACGGGGAGTTGGAGAGACGCGTACGCGAGGTACTGGTCGGCGGCTACGCCTCCCGGGCCGAGCTGGCCGAGCTCGCCGAGTCGTATCTGGTCACGGAGGGCCGGCGCCCGGTCTCACGCCAACAGGCGGAGGCGCTGGCCGACCGGATGTGGCTGGAACGTGTGGCGGAGCAGGCCCGGTGGGAGGGCGAGACAGACCCCGAGCGGCTCACCCGCGCGTTCGCCGCCCTCCAGGAGGCCGGCATCACCGCCCGCGAGGACTTCAGCTGCTGCCGCACCTGCGGCCAGGCAGAAATCGGCGGCCAAGGCGGCCCCGACGCACGCGGCTTCGTCTACTTCCACTCCCAGTGCACGGACTCCGCAGCGTCCGGCCACGGGCTGATGCTTCTCTACGGTGGCTTCGACGGCTCGTCCGAGACCGACGCACTCATCGGCCACGAGGTCGTGGCCGCCCTCGAAGCGGCCGGTCTGCGCACCGAGTGGGACCAGGACCCCGGCCGGGCCGTCACCGTCACCCCTCTCGACTGGCGCCGCCGGCTGGTCGGCTAG
- a CDS encoding NADH:flavin oxidoreductase, with amino-acid sequence MTDENARRAADALSRPFAVRGLTSRNRIAMAPMTRQFSPNGVPGQDVADYYARRAAGGVGLIITEGTYVDHDSAGTSDRIPVFHGEDAFAGWAGVADAVHREGGAIIPQLWHVGVTRAEGAPPVVDAEPIGPSGVSLSGEPKGRAMTQKDLDDVIGAFADAAAAAERLGFDGAELHGAHGYLIDQFLWEGSNRRTDAYGGDLVARTRFAAEIVAACRAAVSDAFPLFFRMSQWKMDAYEAKLAQTPEELEAILTPLADAGVDVFHASTRRYWLPEFDDSDLNLAGWVKKISGRPTVTVGSVGLDGDFFSAFQGNGSSVTGVDQLLDRIERDEFDMVAVGRALIADPEWAAKTLLGRTEDITPFGAEMLKTLR; translated from the coding sequence GTGACTGACGAGAATGCCCGCCGTGCAGCAGACGCCCTCTCGCGCCCCTTCGCGGTCCGCGGACTGACCTCCCGCAACCGGATCGCCATGGCGCCGATGACCCGGCAGTTCTCTCCGAACGGCGTTCCCGGCCAGGACGTGGCGGACTACTACGCCCGCCGGGCAGCCGGAGGTGTGGGCCTGATCATCACCGAGGGCACCTACGTCGACCACGACTCCGCGGGCACCAGCGACCGGATCCCGGTGTTCCACGGCGAGGACGCGTTCGCCGGCTGGGCGGGTGTCGCGGACGCCGTGCACCGGGAGGGCGGCGCGATCATCCCGCAGCTGTGGCACGTGGGTGTCACCCGGGCCGAGGGCGCCCCGCCCGTGGTGGACGCGGAGCCGATCGGTCCGTCGGGCGTGTCCCTGTCGGGCGAGCCCAAGGGGCGGGCCATGACGCAGAAGGACCTCGACGACGTCATCGGCGCGTTCGCCGACGCGGCTGCGGCGGCCGAGCGCCTCGGCTTCGACGGGGCCGAACTGCACGGCGCGCACGGCTACCTGATCGACCAGTTCCTGTGGGAGGGCAGCAACCGGCGCACCGACGCGTACGGCGGTGACCTCGTCGCCCGGACCCGTTTCGCCGCCGAGATCGTGGCCGCCTGCCGCGCGGCCGTGTCCGACGCCTTCCCCCTCTTCTTCCGCATGTCCCAGTGGAAGATGGACGCCTACGAGGCGAAGCTCGCGCAGACGCCCGAGGAGCTGGAGGCCATCCTCACGCCGCTGGCCGACGCCGGCGTCGACGTCTTCCACGCGTCCACCCGCCGCTACTGGCTGCCCGAGTTCGACGACTCCGACCTGAACCTCGCCGGGTGGGTCAAGAAGATCAGCGGCAGGCCGACGGTCACCGTCGGCTCGGTCGGCCTCGACGGTGACTTCTTCAGCGCCTTCCAGGGCAACGGCTCCTCGGTCACCGGTGTCGACCAGTTGCTGGACCGGATCGAGCGCGACGAGTTCGACATGGTCGCCGTGGGCCGGGCGCTCATCGCCGACCCCGAGTGGGCCGCGAAGACCCTGCTGGGGCGTACCGAGGACATCACGCCGTTCGGGGCGGAGATGCTCAAGACCCTGCGCTGA